In Burkholderia sp. WP9, a genomic segment contains:
- a CDS encoding integrase family protein, producing the protein MAKVNFTAARIEAHRCTEGKSQSFLWDSKTPGLGLRATAGGAKAYIFQGKIHGSTVRITIGDPRSWAIDVAQERARSLQTLIDGGIDPREREAEQKAVHEARQAAKRRQGVTVREAWDQYLEHLRTKISPKTKKPRSERYITDHINLSAPGGGIAKRGGKEKVRGPLAPLMPHRLSEITATSMTEWLEVEIARGPTNAAHAFGLFKAFIRWCDTHDTYAGTISHDAYASPKVKGILPRSVAKDDCLQREQLNVWFGAVRCIENPVIGAYLQGLLITGARREELAALRWEDVDFRWRSITMNDKIEGTGGRTIPLSPYLASLLLNLKRLNETPPNKRQGTRLAQHGKQWAPSEWVFASKTASDGKIAEPRHAHNRALAPTGLPHISLHGLRRSFGTLSEWVEVPVGVVAQIQGHKPSAIAEKHYRRRPLDLLRMWHDKIEAWMLEQAQISFEPTR; encoded by the coding sequence GTGGCGAAGGTCAATTTCACTGCAGCGCGGATAGAAGCCCATCGCTGCACCGAAGGTAAGTCACAGTCGTTTCTCTGGGACAGCAAGACGCCGGGGCTGGGTTTGCGGGCCACAGCTGGCGGTGCCAAAGCTTACATTTTCCAAGGGAAAATACATGGTTCGACGGTACGGATCACCATCGGTGATCCGAGAAGTTGGGCAATCGATGTGGCACAGGAGCGAGCACGTAGCCTCCAGACGCTCATCGACGGCGGCATCGATCCGCGGGAACGAGAGGCTGAGCAAAAGGCTGTACACGAGGCGCGACAGGCAGCCAAACGCCGTCAGGGTGTGACCGTCAGGGAAGCCTGGGACCAGTACCTAGAGCATCTGAGAACGAAGATTTCACCCAAGACGAAGAAGCCGAGGTCGGAAAGGTACATCACAGACCATATCAACCTCTCCGCGCCCGGCGGTGGTATCGCAAAACGTGGAGGCAAAGAAAAAGTACGCGGCCCGTTGGCACCACTCATGCCACACAGACTGTCCGAGATCACGGCAACGAGTATGACCGAGTGGCTTGAGGTTGAAATAGCCCGAGGACCGACGAACGCCGCTCATGCGTTTGGTCTGTTTAAGGCGTTCATTCGATGGTGTGACACGCACGACACATACGCAGGCACTATATCCCACGACGCCTACGCGTCGCCAAAGGTAAAGGGAATTCTGCCTCGTAGCGTCGCGAAAGACGACTGTCTGCAGCGCGAACAGCTGAATGTTTGGTTTGGCGCCGTCCGTTGCATCGAGAATCCTGTCATCGGTGCGTACCTGCAAGGCCTTCTGATCACAGGCGCTCGTCGGGAAGAGCTAGCGGCATTGCGCTGGGAAGATGTGGACTTCCGCTGGCGCAGCATAACCATGAACGACAAAATCGAGGGTACCGGCGGCAGAACTATCCCGCTGTCTCCGTATTTGGCGAGTCTATTGTTGAATCTGAAACGACTGAATGAAACTCCTCCCAACAAGCGGCAGGGCACGCGTCTCGCCCAACATGGCAAGCAGTGGGCACCATCCGAGTGGGTATTTGCCAGTAAAACGGCATCAGATGGGAAGATTGCCGAACCGCGGCATGCGCACAACCGCGCGTTGGCCCCAACGGGTTTGCCGCACATTTCACTGCACGGCCTGCGCCGATCGTTCGGTACTCTGTCGGAGTGGGTAGAGGTCCCTGTTGGGGTCGTCGCCCAAATCCAGGGGCATAAGCCGTCGGCAATCGCGGAGAAGCATTATCGACGCCGCCCGCTCGATCTACTGAGGATGTGGCACGATAAAATCGAAGCTTGGATGCTCGAGCAAGCCCAAATTTCGTTCGAGCCAACGAGGTAA
- a CDS encoding methyl-accepting chemotaxis protein, with protein sequence MTLKHLTIKAKLIAGFGMLSLIVVAVSSLSLKALSDSTDGFSGFVHGINARADMAVQVRTAVDRRAIAARNLVLVTKPQDLDLEKADVLRAHEDVQTNLKKLNDMIAAATDTSEKARSLVAEINRVEAAYGPVATDIVNLALNNKRDEAIVKMDDQCRPLLAALIRATNAYADYTHGRQEQMINEYAAHYENQRNLLIAMSLIAVALAIGACVLITRAVTGPLRQAIDVARTVSEGDLRTRITVNGRDETSKLLGALREMNERLTTIVARVRDSSTSIAGAARQIAAGNMDLSQRTEQQAASLQETASSMEELTSTVKQNADNAQQGSMLATNASSVAQKGSEVVGQVVSTMHDISDSSTKIADITGIIEGIAFQTNILALNAAVEAARAGEQGRGFAVVASEVRSLAQRSSSAAKEIKDLIASSVDRIRDGSVLAGEAGKTMAEVTQAVARVTDIMSEIAAASSEQSRGIEQVNLAITQMDNVTQQNAALVEEAAAASRSMEDQGQQLNEAVAFFQILNSDAAMASGSAVPVHKEIQRRESAVAPVRRAVRATPAPVAAPVAAMATAAVAVGADDGWDRF encoded by the coding sequence ATGACATTGAAGCACCTCACAATCAAAGCCAAACTCATTGCCGGCTTCGGCATGCTGTCTCTAATCGTCGTCGCGGTCTCCTCGCTTTCGCTGAAGGCGCTGAGCGACTCAACCGATGGATTTTCCGGCTTCGTGCACGGCATCAACGCGCGCGCCGACATGGCGGTGCAGGTGCGAACCGCCGTCGACCGCCGGGCCATCGCCGCGCGTAATCTCGTGCTCGTAACGAAACCTCAGGATCTGGACCTCGAGAAAGCCGACGTGCTGCGCGCACATGAAGATGTGCAAACCAATCTGAAGAAGCTCAACGACATGATCGCCGCCGCGACCGACACCTCGGAGAAAGCGCGCAGCCTCGTCGCCGAGATCAATCGGGTGGAGGCAGCGTACGGACCGGTCGCCACCGACATCGTCAATCTCGCGCTGAACAACAAACGCGACGAAGCGATCGTCAAGATGGACGATCAATGCCGGCCGCTGCTCGCCGCGCTGATTCGCGCGACTAACGCGTATGCCGACTACACGCACGGCCGCCAGGAACAGATGATCAACGAATACGCGGCGCACTACGAGAACCAGCGCAACCTGCTGATCGCGATGAGCCTGATCGCGGTGGCACTCGCGATCGGCGCATGCGTGCTGATCACGCGCGCCGTTACCGGACCGTTGCGCCAGGCGATCGACGTTGCGCGCACCGTGTCGGAAGGCGATTTGCGCACGCGCATCACCGTGAACGGCCGCGACGAAACCAGCAAGCTGTTGGGCGCCCTGCGCGAGATGAACGAACGGCTGACGACGATCGTCGCACGCGTGCGCGACAGCAGCACGAGTATTGCCGGCGCGGCACGCCAGATCGCCGCGGGCAATATGGACCTGAGCCAGCGTACCGAACAGCAGGCTGCGTCGCTGCAGGAAACGGCGTCGAGCATGGAAGAGCTCACTTCCACCGTGAAGCAGAACGCCGACAATGCGCAGCAGGGCAGCATGCTGGCCACAAATGCTTCGTCAGTCGCGCAAAAAGGCAGCGAAGTGGTCGGCCAGGTGGTGAGCACGATGCACGACATCAGCGACAGCTCCACCAAGATCGCCGACATCACCGGCATTATCGAAGGCATTGCGTTCCAGACGAACATTCTTGCGCTCAACGCGGCCGTCGAAGCTGCACGCGCGGGCGAACAGGGTCGCGGTTTCGCGGTGGTCGCGAGCGAAGTCAGAAGCCTGGCGCAGCGTTCATCGAGCGCAGCCAAGGAGATTAAAGACCTGATTGCCAGCTCCGTGGACAGGATCCGCGACGGCTCGGTACTGGCGGGTGAAGCCGGCAAGACGATGGCCGAAGTCACCCAGGCGGTGGCGCGGGTGACGGACATCATGTCGGAAATCGCGGCGGCATCGAGCGAACAAAGCCGTGGCATCGAGCAGGTCAATCTCGCGATCACGCAGATGGACAACGTCACGCAACAGAATGCCGCTTTGGTAGAAGAAGCGGCGGCGGCTTCGCGGTCGATGGAAGATCAGGGCCAGCAGTTGAACGAGGCGGTGGCATTCTTTCAGATTCTGAATAGCGATGCGGCAATGGCTTCTGGTTCTGCTGTTCCCGTGCATAAGGAAATACAGCGACGCGAATCGGCTGTTGCGCCTGTCCGGCGCGCCGTGCGCGCGACGCCCGCGCCGGTTGCCGCGCCGGTTGCCGCAATGGCGACGGCAGCCGTGGCGGTCGGTGCGGATGACGGGTGGGATCGGTTCTGA
- a CDS encoding sensor domain-containing diguanylate cyclase, with product MVTSRPNIVIAISIVLASAILAIAVWVLAQMRDDALRRAQDSVFNVSLLVERDVSRNLEIYDLSLRAVIDGLKQPGVLDLKPALRQMVLFDGSASAKDMGSILVTDEAGNVRFDSQASPPRQINLADRDYFKVQRDSPNAGLFISHPFMPKVSGKDVSIALSRRITRPDGSFGGVVVGTMRLTYFRRLFAGMNLGAGGSMALMLNDGTMLMRRPYDPKIIGINLTGTSNYSRFTQQPSGDFFGTAAIDGVERWYAFRHIDMYPLILDVALSTHDIYVEWRRRAWIIGSLIGALDVTIIALAMLFSQQLRHRRAAEEELRVLARTDGLTGLFNRRTFEEQAEEEWRRAQRNAWPLSMLLIDVDSFKGFNDLYGHSAGDEALISVARCIAQSVRRPGDTAARYGGEEFAVLLPDTDETGATHIAEKIRAAVQALQLRHVASSHHVLTVSIGVATALRDTFATSRALVNGADEALYEAKDAGRNRVLCYHATTRAMRVIRATPGSASAAESVTQAKNST from the coding sequence ATGGTGACGAGCCGACCGAACATCGTGATTGCGATCAGCATCGTGCTAGCTAGCGCGATTCTCGCGATCGCCGTGTGGGTGCTGGCGCAAATGCGCGACGACGCATTGCGGCGCGCGCAGGATTCCGTGTTTAACGTGTCGTTGCTGGTAGAGCGCGACGTGTCGCGTAATCTCGAGATCTACGACCTTTCGCTGCGTGCGGTGATCGATGGGCTGAAACAGCCCGGCGTGCTCGACCTGAAGCCGGCACTCCGCCAGATGGTCCTGTTCGACGGCTCGGCAAGCGCGAAAGACATGGGTTCGATCCTCGTAACCGACGAGGCCGGCAACGTCAGGTTCGACTCACAGGCCTCGCCACCGCGCCAGATCAATCTCGCCGACCGTGATTACTTCAAGGTGCAGCGGGACTCTCCCAATGCCGGCCTGTTCATCAGCCACCCGTTCATGCCGAAAGTGAGCGGCAAAGACGTCAGCATCGCGCTGAGCCGGCGGATCACGCGGCCGGACGGCAGTTTCGGCGGCGTGGTGGTGGGCACCATGCGCCTCACCTATTTTCGCAGACTGTTCGCCGGCATGAATCTCGGCGCCGGCGGATCGATGGCGTTGATGCTGAACGACGGCACGATGCTGATGCGGCGTCCGTACGATCCGAAAATCATCGGCATCAATCTGACCGGCACTTCCAATTACTCACGCTTCACCCAGCAGCCGAGCGGTGACTTCTTCGGCACGGCGGCGATCGACGGCGTCGAGCGCTGGTACGCGTTCCGTCATATCGACATGTATCCGCTGATCCTCGACGTCGCGCTGTCCACGCACGACATTTACGTGGAATGGCGGCGCCGTGCGTGGATCATTGGCTCGCTGATCGGCGCGCTCGACGTGACGATTATCGCGCTGGCTATGCTGTTCTCCCAGCAACTGCGCCATCGCCGCGCGGCGGAAGAAGAGTTACGCGTGCTGGCCCGCACCGACGGGCTGACCGGCCTCTTCAATCGCCGCACCTTCGAGGAGCAGGCGGAAGAAGAGTGGCGCCGCGCGCAGCGCAACGCGTGGCCGTTGTCGATGCTGCTGATCGACGTCGACAGTTTCAAGGGTTTTAACGATCTGTACGGCCATTCGGCGGGCGATGAAGCGCTCATTAGCGTGGCCCGCTGTATTGCGCAGAGCGTGCGGCGCCCAGGCGACACGGCGGCGCGCTATGGTGGCGAAGAGTTTGCCGTGCTGCTGCCGGATACCGACGAAACCGGCGCAACCCATATCGCGGAGAAGATTCGCGCCGCGGTTCAGGCGCTCCAGCTTCGCCACGTGGCGAGCTCGCACCATGTGCTCACCGTTAGCATTGGCGTCGCGACTGCGCTACGCGACACATTCGCCACGAGTCGCGCCCTCGTGAATGGTGCCGACGAAGCTCTCTACGAAGCCAAAGACGCAGGCCGCAATCGCGTGCTGTGCTACCACGCGACCACCCGTGCGATGCGTGTGATCCGTGCGACGCCCGGCTCTGCCTCTGCAGCGGAATCCGTCACCCAAGCGAAAAACTCCACCTGA
- a CDS encoding methyl-accepting chemotaxis protein: MKWFDRMPVFRKLLLAFSVVIGFCVVIGVTSLSTLSSMHDITEAIGNKHMNGLYWMEEANRHKIDSDLAAANLGYAADDAGRQKLKDSIVGSLKEMHGGYDQYRATIGTSKGQAMFDDVLRASAAWEGIVHQQIGLEPVPAGVDNNELVRRAIASSEALRDRIMALIDYRREQANAAQQEASAGYQHMRIVMSVLVLGAIVAGMLLAMVIARRLSAQLGGEPDYAMQIANRIADGDLSVRVETRTGDTHSLLFALRNMRERLAGIVSGISESSESILMASGEIAQGNTDLSQRTEEQAAALQETASSMQELTSTVKMNAENAQQAGGVAHGASEVAARGSHLVGDVVETMRELAAGSKRMTDIIAVIEGIAFQTNILALNAAVEAARAGEQGRGFAVVAGEVRSLAQRSALSAKEIKELIESSTARVGSGAELAERAGQTMAEVTHAVKRVTDIMGEISSASQEQSTGIEEVNRAVAQMDDVTQQNAALVEQAAAAAASMADQARQLQAAVTVFSLEARHG, encoded by the coding sequence ATGAAGTGGTTCGACCGCATGCCTGTGTTCAGGAAACTGCTGCTGGCGTTTTCCGTTGTGATTGGTTTTTGCGTCGTGATCGGCGTGACTTCGCTGAGTACGCTGTCGTCGATGCACGACATTACCGAGGCGATCGGCAATAAACACATGAACGGCCTCTATTGGATGGAAGAGGCGAACCGCCACAAGATCGACTCCGATCTGGCCGCCGCGAACCTCGGCTATGCGGCCGACGACGCCGGCCGTCAAAAGTTGAAGGACAGCATTGTCGGCTCGCTCAAGGAAATGCACGGCGGCTACGACCAGTACCGCGCGACGATCGGAACGAGCAAGGGTCAGGCCATGTTCGACGACGTGCTGCGCGCGTCGGCGGCGTGGGAAGGCATCGTGCATCAGCAGATCGGTCTCGAACCGGTTCCGGCCGGCGTCGACAACAACGAACTCGTGCGTCGCGCGATTGCGTCGAGTGAGGCGCTGCGCGATCGCATCATGGCGCTGATCGACTATCGCCGCGAGCAGGCCAACGCAGCGCAGCAGGAAGCCTCCGCCGGCTATCAGCACATGCGCATCGTCATGAGCGTGCTGGTGCTCGGCGCGATCGTCGCGGGGATGCTGCTCGCCATGGTGATCGCGCGCCGTCTGTCCGCGCAACTCGGCGGCGAACCGGATTACGCGATGCAGATCGCCAACCGCATCGCGGACGGCGACCTGAGCGTGCGCGTCGAGACCCGCACCGGCGACACCCACAGCCTGCTGTTCGCGTTGCGCAACATGCGTGAGCGGCTGGCCGGCATCGTGTCGGGCATCAGCGAATCGAGCGAGTCCATCCTGATGGCGTCGGGTGAAATTGCGCAGGGCAATACCGATCTGTCGCAGCGCACCGAGGAACAGGCCGCCGCGCTGCAGGAAACCGCGTCGAGCATGCAGGAGTTGACCTCGACAGTGAAGATGAACGCCGAGAACGCGCAGCAGGCGGGCGGCGTCGCGCACGGCGCTTCGGAAGTGGCGGCGCGCGGCAGCCACCTCGTGGGCGACGTCGTCGAAACCATGCGCGAACTGGCGGCCGGCTCGAAGCGCATGACGGACATCATCGCGGTGATCGAAGGCATTGCGTTCCAGACCAATATCCTCGCGCTCAACGCGGCGGTGGAAGCGGCGCGCGCCGGCGAACAGGGGCGCGGCTTCGCGGTGGTGGCGGGCGAAGTGCGCTCGCTCGCGCAGCGCAGCGCGTTGTCGGCCAAGGAGATCAAGGAGCTGATCGAAAGCTCGACGGCGCGCGTGGGCAGTGGCGCCGAACTGGCCGAGCGGGCCGGGCAGACCATGGCTGAAGTCACGCACGCGGTCAAACGGGTGACTGACATCATGGGCGAGATTTCGTCGGCGTCGCAGGAGCAGAGCACCGGCATCGAAGAGGTCAACCGCGCGGTCGCGCAGATGGACGACGTGACGCAACAGAACGCGGCGCTAGTCGAGCAGGCGGCTGCCGCAGCGGCGTCGATGGCGGATCAGGCGCGGCAGCTGCAGGCGGCCGTCACGGTATTTTCGCTGGAAGCCCGGCACGGCTGA